The following proteins are co-located in the Gloeocapsa sp. PCC 7428 genome:
- a CDS encoding PP2C family protein-serine/threonine phosphatase, whose product MSLILVIDDDPTVQTMLSRVLKSQGYQVVVTHNGEEGIRLARQLYPGLVICEWTMQSMSGLEVCRRIKAEPRLSTVFFIFLTSLGSVSDCVQAFDAGGDDFITKPIEQNELTARVRAGLRLHQMSRDLQKQKQLLEAELSEAADYVRSLLPPQLKEPLEINSRFIPSLRLGGDCFDYYWLDPDYLAIYLLDTAGHGLGATLPSISVLNMLRSRALDGINYYQPTDVLRALNSTFQMTSQNSKYFTIWYGVYNRVNRQLIYSNAGHPPAVLLSEKPTLHVTKLETPSIPIGMFPDTNYTDKFFQIPESSTLYIFSDGVYELHLADGSIWELDSFIELLKTDHIVGNCDLDTILAQLNQINYKESFDDDLSILQIRFDN is encoded by the coding sequence GAAGGAATTAGGCTGGCGCGCCAGTTGTATCCTGGGTTAGTCATTTGTGAGTGGACAATGCAATCGATGAGTGGGTTGGAAGTTTGTCGCCGAATTAAAGCTGAACCAAGATTATCGACAGTATTTTTCATTTTTCTCACAAGTTTAGGCTCGGTATCTGACTGCGTTCAAGCATTCGATGCAGGTGGAGACGATTTTATTACTAAGCCAATCGAACAAAACGAACTAACAGCGCGGGTACGTGCTGGATTGCGCTTGCATCAAATGAGTCGGGATTTACAAAAACAAAAGCAATTACTCGAAGCAGAATTATCCGAAGCTGCTGACTATGTGCGATCGCTACTTCCACCACAGCTAAAAGAACCACTCGAAATTAATTCTCGGTTTATTCCTTCATTGCGGCTAGGTGGAGATTGTTTTGATTATTACTGGCTAGATCCTGACTATTTGGCTATTTATTTACTTGATACGGCAGGACATGGATTAGGAGCTACGCTTCCTTCAATTTCAGTCCTCAATATGCTACGTTCCCGCGCACTCGATGGTATTAATTACTACCAACCAACTGACGTACTCAGAGCTTTAAATAGTACGTTTCAAATGACTTCTCAAAACTCGAAGTATTTCACAATTTGGTATGGAGTTTATAATCGAGTCAATCGTCAATTAATCTACTCTAATGCCGGACACCCACCTGCTGTTTTGTTATCAGAAAAACCTACGCTCCATGTGACAAAACTAGAAACTCCAAGCATTCCAATCGGTATGTTTCCTGACACTAATTACACAGACAAATTTTTTCAAATTCCTGAATCGAGTACGCTTTATATATTTAGCGATGGAGTTTATGAACTGCATTTAGCCGATGGTTCAATTTGGGAACTTGATTCTTTTATTGAGCTACTCAAAACGGATCATATCGTAGGTAACTGCGATCTAGACACCATTTTAGCTCAGCTAAATCAAATCAATTATAAAGAGAGTTTTGATGATGACTTATCGATTCTTCAGATTAGGTTTGACAACTGA
- a CDS encoding helix-turn-helix transcriptional regulator translates to MTVAFEEFIEKATLVKEYTDTDNNYSETLSEYPQDLGKGNILNVELRNGFYLTVEDYQVHNDAIVSYPEFQHPLGFYFQLSGGIHCQRYGLNYAGDSIISGSGLIPQLFHQNFSCEPNKAVKVHIVPEVFNSFMGIEDDAIPLQMKHLFRKPDQEYYLRNGTITTQMQVAVQQIWQCPFQGLVKRIYLESKILELIALRLQQDIEGEAIVSHSIKKEVLEKIYYAKEILEHRLDNPPSVLELAQLVGLNHHQLKQGFRQVLGKTVFGYLHQLRMEQARLLLSEGKMSVAEVANAVGYEHLGHFAGAFKQKFGISPSACLKRKKVK, encoded by the coding sequence ATGACAGTTGCCTTCGAGGAGTTCATCGAGAAAGCTACTTTAGTAAAAGAATATACAGATACAGACAACAATTACTCAGAAACGTTATCGGAATATCCTCAAGATTTAGGTAAAGGCAATATCTTAAACGTTGAGCTACGCAACGGATTTTACCTCACAGTCGAAGATTACCAAGTACATAACGATGCGATCGTCAGTTATCCAGAGTTCCAGCATCCTTTGGGGTTTTATTTCCAACTCTCAGGCGGTATACATTGTCAACGCTATGGCTTGAATTACGCTGGTGACAGCATTATATCCGGTAGTGGTTTAATACCACAATTGTTTCATCAGAATTTCTCTTGTGAGCCTAACAAAGCCGTTAAAGTGCATATAGTGCCAGAAGTGTTCAATAGCTTCATGGGGATTGAGGATGATGCTATTCCATTGCAAATGAAGCACCTTTTTAGGAAACCGGATCAAGAGTACTACCTTCGTAATGGGACAATTACAACACAAATGCAAGTCGCTGTACAGCAGATTTGGCAGTGTCCTTTTCAAGGTTTGGTTAAACGTATTTACTTAGAAAGCAAAATTTTAGAGTTAATTGCTTTGCGGTTGCAACAAGACATTGAAGGAGAAGCAATAGTAAGTCATTCTATTAAAAAGGAAGTGCTTGAAAAGATTTACTATGCAAAAGAAATTTTAGAACACCGTCTTGACAACCCACCTTCAGTGTTAGAGTTAGCGCAGCTAGTTGGACTCAATCATCACCAACTTAAACAAGGCTTTCGTCAGGTTTTAGGTAAGACAGTTTTTGGCTACTTACACCAATTGCGTATGGAACAAGCACGCTTGCTTTTATCTGAAGGCAAAATGAGTGTCGCTGAGGTGGCGAATGCTGTAGGTTATGAACATCTCGGTCACTTTGCAGGTGCATTTAAGCAGAAATTTGGTATCAGTCCTAGCGCTTGTTTAAAACGAAAAAAAGTTAAGTAA
- a CDS encoding Rpn family recombination-promoting nuclease/putative transposase has protein sequence MFDNVCKFLAENFAADFASWLLGEAIALTELSPKELSLEPIRADALILLQSDEVVLHVEFQTKPDAGIPFRMADYRLRVYRRFPQKRMRQVVIYLAQSASELVYQTSFIIDNLQHQFTVIRLWEQPTEIFLQTSGLLPFATLSNTNDKTKALQQVATQIEQIAERRIQSNIAASAALLAGLVLKEEVIQRLLRQDIMRESVIYQSIIAEGLEKGREEGQQEKARQIAINMLKEGMPTEVVAKLTGLAIEAVEQLEIT, from the coding sequence ATGTTTGATAATGTTTGCAAGTTTCTCGCGGAAAATTTTGCTGCTGACTTTGCCTCTTGGCTTTTAGGAGAAGCGATCGCACTCACCGAGTTAAGCCCCAAAGAATTATCTCTCGAACCCATTCGTGCAGATGCCTTGATCCTGCTGCAATCCGATGAAGTCGTGCTGCATGTTGAATTTCAAACTAAACCAGATGCAGGAATTCCCTTTCGCATGGCTGATTACCGCTTGCGTGTGTATCGACGTTTTCCGCAAAAACGAATGCGCCAAGTCGTTATTTATTTGGCACAATCTGCATCTGAACTGGTTTACCAAACAAGCTTTATTATTGACAATCTACAGCATCAATTTACAGTAATTCGTCTTTGGGAACAGCCTACAGAAATATTTCTGCAAACTTCAGGTTTACTTCCATTTGCGACTTTAAGTAACACTAACGATAAAACCAAAGCATTACAGCAAGTAGCTACTCAAATTGAGCAAATTGCTGAGCGAAGAATACAAAGTAATATCGCAGCATCAGCAGCACTTTTAGCTGGGCTAGTATTAAAAGAAGAAGTCATTCAACGTCTACTCAGGCAGGATATCATGCGCGAGTCAGTCATTTATCAGTCAATCATCGCCGAAGGTTTAGAAAAAGGGCGCGAAGAGGGCCAGCAAGAAAAAGCGCGGCAAATTGCTATTAATATGCTGAAAGAAGGAATGCCTACTGAAGTTGTCGCCAAACTCACAGGTTTAGCAATTGAGGCGGTAGAACAGTTAGAAATTACTTAA
- the acs gene encoding acetate--CoA ligase, protein MSLTIESILQEKRLFHPPAEFSQNAHIKSLEDYQQLYDKASSDPEKFWAELAEQELHWFQKWNKVLDWQPPFAKWFVNGKINISYNCLDRHLTTWRKNKAALIWEGEPGDSRTLTYAQLHREVCQFANVLKQLGVQKGDRVGIYMPMIPEAAIAMLACARIGAPHTVVFGGFSAEALRDRLIDGQAKVVVTADGGYRKDAAVPLKEQVDKALASGDVTSVENVLVVRRTGQEVQMEPGRDHWWHDLQQGISADCPAEPMDSEDMLFILYTSGSTGKPKGVVHTTGGYNLYTHMTTKWIFDLQDTDVYWCTADVGWITGHSYIVYGPLSNGATTVMYEGAPRSSNPGCFWDVIEKYGVTVFYTAPTAIRAFIKMGEHLPKARNLSSLRLLGTVGEPINPEAWMWYYRVIGGDRCPIVDTWWQTETGGIMITPLPGAIPTKPGSATRPFPGILADIVDLEGNPVGDNEGGYLVVRHPWPGMMRTVYGDPDRFRRTYWEHIPPQDGKYVYFAGDGARRDEDGYFWVMGRVDDVINVSGHRLGTMEVESALVSHPAVAEAAIVSKPDEVKGEDIVAFVTLESTYQPSEALSKELKQHVVKEIGAIARPGEIRFTDALPKTRSGKIMRRLLRNLAAGQEVSGDTSTLEDRGVLDKLREGA, encoded by the coding sequence ATGTCTCTCACAATCGAATCAATTCTGCAAGAAAAACGTTTATTTCATCCTCCGGCTGAATTTTCGCAAAATGCACATATCAAAAGCCTAGAAGATTATCAGCAACTGTACGATAAAGCGTCTTCCGACCCAGAAAAATTTTGGGCAGAACTTGCCGAACAAGAGTTGCACTGGTTCCAAAAGTGGAACAAAGTACTCGATTGGCAACCGCCGTTTGCGAAGTGGTTTGTCAATGGCAAAATTAATATTTCTTACAACTGTCTCGATCGCCATCTCACCACCTGGCGTAAAAATAAAGCGGCGTTGATTTGGGAAGGTGAACCAGGAGACTCGCGTACGCTTACCTACGCGCAGTTGCATCGCGAAGTGTGTCAATTTGCCAATGTTTTAAAGCAGTTGGGCGTGCAAAAAGGCGATCGCGTCGGAATTTATATGCCGATGATCCCCGAAGCGGCGATCGCGATGTTAGCCTGCGCGCGAATCGGTGCGCCGCATACTGTCGTTTTTGGTGGTTTTAGTGCCGAAGCGTTGCGCGATCGCTTAATCGACGGACAAGCTAAAGTTGTTGTCACAGCAGATGGTGGTTATCGGAAAGATGCGGCGGTTCCGCTCAAAGAACAAGTTGATAAAGCTTTAGCGAGTGGTGATGTTACCAGCGTCGAAAATGTGTTAGTTGTGCGGCGTACTGGGCAAGAAGTACAGATGGAACCAGGGCGCGATCACTGGTGGCACGATCTGCAACAAGGTATCTCCGCCGATTGCCCCGCCGAACCGATGGACAGTGAAGATATGCTGTTTATCCTCTACACTTCGGGTAGCACAGGTAAACCTAAAGGAGTGGTACACACCACAGGTGGTTACAACTTATACACGCACATGACCACCAAATGGATTTTTGATTTGCAAGATACTGATGTCTATTGGTGTACGGCTGATGTTGGTTGGATTACCGGACACAGCTATATTGTTTACGGTCCGCTTTCCAACGGTGCGACAACGGTAATGTACGAAGGTGCGCCGCGATCGTCAAATCCTGGTTGCTTCTGGGATGTGATCGAAAAGTACGGCGTAACAGTTTTCTACACTGCACCGACAGCGATTCGGGCGTTTATTAAGATGGGCGAACACTTGCCGAAAGCCCGCAATCTATCTTCTTTGCGCTTACTCGGAACCGTCGGCGAACCGATTAACCCCGAAGCTTGGATGTGGTATTACCGCGTCATCGGCGGCGATCGCTGTCCGATTGTCGATACTTGGTGGCAAACGGAAACTGGGGGCATTATGATTACCCCGCTACCTGGTGCAATTCCCACAAAGCCAGGTTCCGCAACGCGTCCCTTCCCTGGAATTCTTGCCGATATCGTTGATTTAGAGGGCAATCCTGTAGGCGACAACGAAGGTGGTTATTTAGTCGTCCGTCATCCTTGGCCTGGGATGATGCGTACAGTCTATGGCGATCCCGATCGCTTTCGGCGTACTTACTGGGAACACATTCCGCCGCAAGATGGTAAATATGTCTATTTTGCGGGTGATGGTGCAAGGCGCGATGAAGATGGTTACTTTTGGGTAATGGGGCGTGTTGATGATGTCATTAATGTGTCAGGACATCGTTTAGGAACAATGGAAGTTGAATCGGCATTGGTGTCGCACCCCGCCGTTGCCGAGGCAGCAATTGTCAGTAAACCTGATGAGGTTAAAGGTGAAGATATCGTTGCTTTTGTAACTTTAGAAAGTACGTACCAACCGAGTGAAGCACTCAGTAAAGAACTTAAACAGCACGTTGTGAAAGAAATCGGTGCGATCGCGCGTCCTGGTGAAATTCGCTTTACCGATGCGTTGCCAAAAACTCGTTCGGGTAAAATTATGCGGCGGTTATTACGCAATCTCGCAGCTGGGCAAGAAGTTTCCGGAGATACGTCTACATTAGAAGATCGCGGTGTCCTCGATAAATTGCGCGAAGGGGCTTAG
- a CDS encoding TerC family protein, with product MIDQVFNSPFNIGIEATLVLIILIFLESVLSADNAIALAAIAQGLEDKKLERQALNFGLVVAYVLRISLILTATWVTKFWQFELLGAAYLLWLVFQYFTSDDNPEHEHHGPRFANLWQAIPVIAFTDLAFSLDSVTTAIAVSQEKWLVITGATIGIIALRFMAGLFIRWLDEFVHLEDAGYITVALVGLRLLLRVINEDLVPPEWLMISAIAAIFVWGFSQRTETKVAKDEPAESQREIVQVGESEGNQR from the coding sequence ATGATAGACCAAGTTTTTAATTCTCCCTTCAACATCGGGATTGAAGCCACTTTAGTTTTAATTATCCTGATTTTTTTAGAATCAGTACTTTCCGCAGACAATGCCATTGCGCTTGCAGCGATCGCCCAAGGACTAGAAGATAAAAAGTTGGAACGTCAAGCGCTCAACTTTGGTTTAGTTGTCGCCTACGTCTTGCGGATTAGCTTAATTCTTACCGCCACCTGGGTAACAAAGTTTTGGCAGTTTGAACTTTTAGGCGCTGCTTATTTACTTTGGCTGGTATTTCAGTATTTCACATCCGATGACAATCCGGAACACGAACATCATGGTCCGCGCTTCGCGAACTTATGGCAAGCCATTCCTGTGATTGCGTTTACCGATTTAGCCTTTTCGCTCGATAGCGTGACAACTGCGATCGCGGTTTCGCAAGAAAAGTGGCTGGTGATTACAGGAGCCACAATCGGCATTATTGCACTGCGATTTATGGCAGGATTGTTTATTCGTTGGTTGGACGAATTCGTTCACCTAGAAGACGCAGGTTACATCACCGTAGCGCTAGTCGGCTTACGATTGCTATTGAGAGTCATCAACGAAGATTTAGTGCCACCCGAATGGTTGATGATTAGTGCGATCGCTGCGATCTTCGTGTGGGGATTTTCCCAGCGAACCGAAACTAAGGTTGCTAAAGATGAACCAGCAGAAAGTCAGCGAGAAATTGTGCAAGTAGGGGAATCTGAAGGAAATCAGCGGTGA
- the ndk gene encoding nucleoside-diphosphate kinase, which produces MERTFLAIKPDGVQRGLVGEIISRFEVKGFTLVGLKFMQVSRELAEQHYGVHREKPFFAGLVEFITSGPVVAMVWEGDGVIAAARKMIGATNPLNAEPGTIRGDFGVDIGRNIIHGSDAPETATQEVSLWFKDEELVSWQSSLSSWIRE; this is translated from the coding sequence TTGGAACGCACGTTTTTAGCAATTAAGCCCGATGGTGTACAACGCGGACTTGTAGGCGAAATTATTAGCCGCTTTGAAGTAAAGGGGTTTACCCTCGTCGGCTTAAAATTCATGCAAGTTAGCCGCGAACTCGCCGAACAGCATTACGGCGTTCATCGGGAAAAGCCTTTTTTTGCAGGACTGGTAGAATTTATTACTTCTGGTCCTGTTGTAGCGATGGTTTGGGAAGGTGATGGTGTCATCGCTGCCGCCCGCAAAATGATTGGCGCAACGAATCCCTTAAATGCTGAACCAGGAACAATTCGCGGTGATTTTGGCGTTGATATTGGACGCAACATTATTCATGGTTCGGATGCGCCAGAAACCGCAACTCAAGAAGTCAGCCTATGGTTTAAAGACGAAGAACTTGTAAGTTGGCAATCGAGTCTAAGTTCCTGGATTCGCGAGTAA
- the speA gene encoding biosynthetic arginine decarboxylase — protein MGVELSTNSALESQPPLELQPQKQEQASEAKKAADNGYKAEQNNKKSLSNPKTETLPQRKWKIEDSEALYRIDGWGEPYFSINAAGHVTVSPKGDRGGSLDLYELVNALKQRNLSLPLLIRFSDILEDRIQRLNACFAKAIARYNYPGVYRGVYPVKCNQQKHLIEDLVRFGQPHQFGLEAGSKPELMIALAMLDTPGALLVCNGYKDREYIEIAMLATRLGQTPIIVLEQIEEVDLVINASRQLGIRPILGVRAKLSTQGMGRWGTSSGDRAKFGLTIPEIIQAVDKLRDANLLDSLQLLHFHIGSQISAINVIKDAIQEASRIYVELAQLGADMKYLDVGGGLGVDYDGSQTNFYASKNYNMQNYANDIVAELKDACAERKMPVPTLISESGRAIASHQSILIFDVLSTCDVPSGSPEPPRPEEPPLIHNLWETFQSINVENYQEAYHDITQFKEESISRFNLGILSLTERARVERIYWACCEKIMGITRQQEYVPDDLEELEKIMASIYYVNLSVFQSAPDCWAIDQLFPIMPIHRLDEEPTRRGILADLTCDSDGKIDKFIDLRDVKSVLELHTFKPDEPYYLGMFLSGAYQEIMGNLHNLFGDTNAVHIQLTPKGYQIEHVVKGDTMTEVVGYVQYDSEDLVESIRQRTEQALEEKRITLAESQRLLQTYEQSLSRYTYLSP, from the coding sequence ATGGGTGTTGAGTTAAGCACAAATTCAGCATTAGAGAGCCAGCCGCCTCTTGAACTCCAACCGCAGAAGCAGGAACAAGCTTCTGAAGCCAAAAAGGCAGCAGATAATGGATACAAAGCGGAGCAAAATAATAAAAAGTCATTATCAAATCCTAAAACCGAGACTTTGCCACAGAGAAAATGGAAAATAGAAGACAGCGAAGCTCTATATCGAATTGATGGATGGGGCGAGCCTTACTTTTCCATTAATGCTGCTGGTCATGTGACAGTTTCCCCAAAAGGCGATCGCGGTGGCTCTTTAGATTTGTACGAGTTAGTCAACGCGCTCAAGCAGCGTAATTTATCACTACCATTGCTGATTCGTTTTTCAGATATTTTGGAAGATCGAATTCAGCGGTTAAATGCGTGTTTTGCCAAAGCGATCGCGCGCTATAACTACCCTGGTGTTTATCGTGGTGTTTATCCGGTCAAGTGCAATCAACAAAAGCACTTAATCGAGGATCTCGTGCGATTTGGTCAACCGCATCAGTTCGGCTTGGAAGCTGGCTCTAAGCCGGAATTAATGATTGCTTTGGCAATGCTTGATACCCCTGGTGCGCTGTTAGTCTGTAATGGCTACAAAGACCGCGAATACATCGAAATTGCCATGCTAGCAACACGCCTAGGGCAAACTCCGATCATTGTCTTAGAGCAAATTGAAGAAGTCGATCTTGTGATCAACGCCAGTCGCCAGTTAGGAATTCGACCGATTTTAGGCGTGCGGGCAAAGTTAAGTACCCAAGGAATGGGACGCTGGGGAACGTCAAGCGGCGATCGCGCTAAATTTGGTTTAACAATTCCTGAAATTATTCAAGCAGTCGATAAGTTACGCGATGCTAATCTCCTCGATTCGTTGCAACTGCTTCACTTTCACATCGGTTCGCAAATCTCGGCAATTAACGTCATCAAAGATGCGATTCAAGAAGCTAGCCGCATTTATGTTGAGTTAGCGCAACTTGGCGCAGATATGAAGTATCTCGATGTTGGCGGTGGCTTAGGCGTAGACTACGACGGCTCGCAAACGAACTTCTACGCCTCGAAAAACTATAATATGCAAAATTATGCCAACGACATCGTGGCAGAGCTTAAAGACGCGTGTGCAGAGCGGAAAATGCCCGTACCGACGCTTATTAGTGAAAGCGGGAGAGCGATCGCATCGCATCAATCGATTCTCATTTTTGATGTGCTGAGTACCTGTGATGTTCCTTCTGGTTCACCCGAACCACCGCGCCCTGAAGAACCGCCCCTGATTCACAACCTGTGGGAAACGTTTCAATCGATCAACGTTGAAAACTACCAAGAAGCCTATCACGACATTACTCAATTTAAAGAAGAATCGATCAGCCGCTTTAATTTGGGGATTCTGAGCCTCACTGAACGGGCGCGTGTCGAGCGGATCTACTGGGCTTGCTGCGAGAAGATCATGGGTATTACGCGCCAGCAAGAATACGTTCCAGATGACTTAGAAGAACTCGAAAAAATTATGGCTTCGATCTACTACGTCAATCTGTCGGTATTTCAATCTGCACCAGATTGCTGGGCGATCGACCAGTTGTTCCCAATTATGCCGATTCATCGTTTAGATGAAGAACCAACACGGCGCGGTATCTTAGCCGATTTAACGTGCGATAGTGACGGTAAGATTGATAAGTTTATTGACCTGCGGGATGTCAAGTCAGTTTTAGAACTGCACACGTTTAAACCTGACGAACCTTACTACTTAGGAATGTTCCTTAGCGGTGCTTACCAAGAAATTATGGGCAACCTCCACAATTTGTTTGGTGACACAAATGCGGTTCATATTCAGTTAACGCCCAAGGGATACCAAATTGAGCACGTCGTCAAAGGTGACACGATGACTGAGGTTGTCGGTTATGTGCAGTACGACTCTGAAGATTTAGTAGAAAGTATACGCCAGCGGACTGAACAAGCACTCGAAGAGAAGCGGATTACGCTTGCTGAATCGCAACGACTGCTACAAACTTATGAGCAGAGCTTAAGTCGATATACTTACTTGTCTCCGTAG
- a CDS encoding NDP-sugar synthase encodes MKAMILAAGKGTRVRPITYTIPKPMIPILQKPVMEFLLELLRQHGFDQIMVNVSHLASEIESYFRDGQRFGVQIAYSFEGRIEDGELVGEAIGSAGGMRRIQDFSPFFDDTFVVLCGDALIDLDLTAAVKWHKAKGAIATVIMRSVPREEVSSYGIVVTDDAGRVKAFQEKPAVEEALSTNISTGIYIFEPEVLDYIPSGQQYDIGSQLFPKLVEIGAPFYGLVMDFQWVDIGKVPDYWHAIRGVLSREIKNVEIPGQEVAPGIYTGLNVAVNWDKVDITGPVYIGGMTRIEDGAKIIGPAMIGPNCWICSGATVDNSVIFDYSRLGPGVRLVDKLVFGRYCVDKNGATIDVQAAALDWLITDARHPQPSQPPLEHRAIVELLGNGN; translated from the coding sequence ATGAAAGCCATGATTTTGGCGGCTGGTAAAGGAACTCGCGTACGTCCAATTACTTACACAATTCCTAAACCAATGATTCCCATCCTGCAAAAACCAGTGATGGAGTTTCTTTTGGAATTGCTACGCCAGCACGGATTTGACCAAATCATGGTCAACGTCAGCCACCTAGCCAGCGAAATTGAAAGTTACTTTCGTGACGGACAGCGTTTTGGCGTCCAGATTGCGTATTCGTTTGAAGGGCGCATTGAAGACGGTGAATTAGTGGGAGAAGCGATTGGATCTGCTGGAGGAATGCGGCGCATCCAAGACTTTTCCCCATTTTTTGATGATACGTTTGTCGTGCTGTGCGGTGATGCGTTGATTGACTTGGATCTTACCGCCGCAGTGAAATGGCATAAAGCAAAAGGTGCGATCGCGACGGTCATTATGCGATCGGTTCCTCGTGAGGAAGTTTCCAGTTACGGTATCGTTGTTACCGATGACGCAGGACGCGTCAAAGCTTTCCAAGAAAAGCCTGCGGTTGAAGAAGCGTTGAGTACCAATATCAGCACGGGGATCTACATTTTTGAACCGGAAGTTTTAGATTACATTCCTTCCGGTCAGCAATACGACATTGGTAGTCAATTATTCCCGAAACTTGTAGAAATCGGCGCGCCATTTTATGGATTAGTGATGGACTTTCAATGGGTCGATATCGGTAAAGTCCCTGACTATTGGCACGCGATTCGCGGTGTCCTCTCGCGAGAAATTAAAAATGTGGAGATTCCAGGTCAGGAGGTGGCTCCAGGGATTTACACTGGGTTAAATGTGGCGGTGAACTGGGATAAAGTTGATATTACAGGTCCCGTTTATATCGGCGGAATGACGCGTATTGAAGATGGCGCAAAGATTATTGGTCCAGCGATGATTGGTCCAAATTGCTGGATTTGCAGCGGCGCTACGGTCGATAACAGTGTCATTTTTGATTACTCGCGTCTCGGACCTGGAGTCCGCTTGGTTGACAAGTTAGTGTTTGGACGTTATTGCGTCGATAAAAACGGAGCGACGATTGATGTGCAAGCCGCTGCACTCGATTGGCTAATTACTGACGCCCGCCATCCCCAACCCTCACAACCGCCATTAGAACACCGCGCGATCGTTGAATTGCTGGGAAACGGCAACTAA
- a CDS encoding segregation/condensation protein A: MDAAQLLAKITHLIELAEKGEIDPWDVQVIDVIDRYLSVVFAIDETTQTASEKNLSQSGQAFLSASMLVLFKANTLVELESQQAELQPVEDDFLLDANDTYTRVRLPLEQQLRRRPAALPPPKRRVTLQELIAQLQLMANQLQLSQQVSSSTRTRKFSSTSRTQLRQALELAHQENLTEVAGEIEQFLNSCTYNTQPQEQRWLNLDQLVELWTQTKCSHTLETSSHAPVQERVSVFWALLLLSAQSKVELSQDEFYQEIKIRTITAI, encoded by the coding sequence ATGGACGCTGCGCAACTACTAGCAAAAATTACACACTTGATTGAGCTTGCCGAAAAAGGAGAAATTGATCCCTGGGATGTTCAAGTAATTGACGTCATTGATCGCTACTTGAGTGTCGTTTTTGCAATTGATGAGACAACACAAACCGCCTCTGAAAAAAACTTATCACAATCAGGGCAAGCCTTCTTATCTGCGTCAATGCTTGTGTTATTCAAAGCTAACACCTTAGTTGAGCTAGAATCTCAACAAGCTGAACTACAGCCCGTTGAAGATGATTTTCTCTTAGATGCCAACGATACCTACACGCGAGTACGTTTACCCCTAGAACAGCAACTACGCCGCCGTCCAGCAGCTTTACCACCACCAAAGCGCCGAGTGACTTTGCAAGAACTCATTGCTCAGCTGCAATTAATGGCAAATCAATTGCAACTTTCGCAACAAGTATCATCAAGCACGCGGACGCGTAAGTTCTCCTCGACATCGCGTACACAATTGCGTCAGGCGTTGGAGTTAGCGCATCAGGAAAATCTCACTGAGGTCGCAGGAGAAATCGAACAATTTTTAAATTCTTGCACGTACAATACTCAACCGCAGGAACAGCGATGGCTAAATCTAGATCAATTGGTAGAGTTGTGGACTCAGACGAAGTGTTCCCATACACTTGAAACTTCAAGTCATGCACCCGTCCAAGAACGCGTTAGTGTTTTCTGGGCGTTATTACTTCTATCAGCGCAGTCAAAAGTAGAATTATCTCAAGATGAGTTTTATCAAGAAATCAAAATTCGGACAATTACTGCAATATAA
- the pdxH gene encoding pyridoxamine 5'-phosphate oxidase, with protein MNTSVADLRKDYTLQGFQEKDADPNPFKQFQTWFDQALAAELPEPNAMTLATATPDGRPSARMVLLKDFDERGFVFFTNYHSHKGQELAANPQAALVFWWAELERQVRIEGRVEKASDVESEAYFHSRPLNSRLGAWASDQSQVVASREALEQRLQELKNKYEHEEVPRPPHWGGYRVIPSVIEFWQGRPSRLHDRLNYRRQEDGSWLIERLSP; from the coding sequence ATGAATACCAGCGTAGCGGATCTTCGTAAAGACTATACTTTGCAAGGCTTTCAAGAAAAAGACGCCGATCCCAATCCGTTTAAACAGTTTCAAACGTGGTTTGACCAAGCATTAGCCGCCGAGTTACCTGAACCCAACGCGATGACTTTAGCAACTGCTACCCCTGATGGGCGACCTTCGGCGCGGATGGTTCTATTAAAAGACTTCGACGAACGCGGTTTTGTCTTTTTCACAAACTACCACAGTCACAAAGGACAAGAACTCGCAGCAAATCCACAAGCTGCTCTCGTCTTTTGGTGGGCGGAACTCGAACGTCAAGTACGCATCGAAGGGCGCGTAGAAAAAGCATCTGATGTGGAATCTGAAGCATATTTTCACAGTCGCCCATTAAATAGTCGTTTGGGGGCTTGGGCGTCAGATCAAAGTCAAGTTGTCGCTAGCCGCGAAGCTTTAGAACAGCGCTTGCAGGAACTCAAAAATAAGTATGAACATGAGGAAGTCCCGCGACCACCCCACTGGGGAGGATATCGTGTCATTCCCAGTGTGATTGAATTTTGGCAAGGACGCCCTAGCCGGCTCCACGATCGCCTCAACTATCGTCGTCAGGAAGATGGAAGTTGGCTAATTGAACGCTTGTCACCCTAA